A window from Bacteroidales bacterium encodes these proteins:
- a CDS encoding type II toxin-antitoxin system HicA family toxin — MKCSELFRLLTKDGWYPVSQKGSHIKMRHDRKEGTIIFPNHGSQEVGKGLEKKILKDAGINF, encoded by the coding sequence ATGAAATGTTCAGAATTATTTCGACTCTTGACAAAAGATGGATGGTATCCGGTTTCACAGAAAGGCTCACATATCAAAATGAGACATGATCGTAAAGAAGGAACAATAATTTTCCCTAACCATGGTAGTCAGGAAGTGGGCAAAGGACTTGAGAAAAAGATTCTGAAAGACGCAGGAATTAATTTTTAA